A stretch of Blautia liquoris DNA encodes these proteins:
- a CDS encoding complex I 51 kDa subunit family protein: MALTEPVLLKRVRKMTDSTSVEEFIKYGGFDALKKAVAMDEEAILDELDTAKLMGRGGAGYPLGKKWRHLYSSQETPKYIVCNADEGEPGTFKDKMLLEQDPLSVIEGMIIAGYVFGSNDGYIYIRGEYRHIQAVFQQALDHARQAGYLGENIMGILGFNYDLHIVSGGGAYVCGENSALLNSIEGKTGRPRVKPPHLAEVGLYLKPTLVNNVESFACVPAILNMGAEAFLNLGTKDGGGTKLICLSGHIKNRGVYEVALGTPLDEILYSEEYGGGTATGRPIKFIHFGGQSGPIGTGEQVNGLLYDYGEFRRNKLAIGSGAIVVMDTSVNIVDYMTSVMEFFVHESCGKCTPCRLGTTRLLELLQKFQRHGGERGDMEKLEKMLELITNLSACGLGQSVSISARSAVNAYRHEFEACIS, encoded by the coding sequence ATGGCATTGACGGAACCAGTACTCTTAAAAAGAGTAAGAAAGATGACAGATTCCACTTCTGTGGAGGAGTTTATAAAATATGGTGGCTTTGACGCATTGAAAAAGGCCGTTGCTATGGACGAAGAGGCGATCTTGGATGAACTGGATACAGCGAAGCTTATGGGCAGAGGCGGGGCTGGCTATCCGCTGGGAAAAAAATGGCGGCACTTGTATAGCAGTCAGGAGACACCTAAGTATATCGTCTGCAATGCAGATGAAGGTGAACCGGGAACATTTAAAGATAAGATGCTTTTGGAGCAGGATCCGCTGAGTGTGATAGAAGGTATGATTATCGCAGGCTATGTGTTTGGTTCAAATGATGGCTATATCTATATCAGAGGAGAATATCGGCATATTCAGGCAGTTTTTCAACAGGCTTTGGATCATGCGCGCCAGGCCGGATATCTCGGAGAAAATATCATGGGGATTCTGGGATTTAACTATGATCTTCATATTGTTTCCGGCGGCGGTGCTTATGTATGTGGGGAAAACTCTGCGCTCCTGAACTCTATTGAGGGAAAAACAGGACGACCGAGAGTAAAACCTCCACATCTGGCAGAAGTGGGGCTTTACTTGAAACCCACACTAGTTAACAATGTGGAATCCTTTGCCTGTGTTCCTGCGATTCTCAATATGGGCGCAGAAGCCTTTTTAAATCTGGGGACAAAAGATGGAGGGGGCACAAAGCTCATCTGCCTGTCCGGCCATATAAAAAATCGTGGCGTGTACGAGGTTGCGCTTGGCACTCCGTTGGACGAAATACTTTACAGTGAAGAATATGGCGGAGGAACTGCTACAGGAAGACCTATCAAGTTTATCCACTTTGGCGGTCAGTCAGGTCCGATTGGGACGGGTGAGCAGGTAAATGGATTGCTGTATGACTACGGAGAGTTCCGGCGCAACAAGCTGGCAATCGGTTCGGGAGCGATCGTAGTCATGGATACCAGTGTAAATATCGTGGATTATATGACAAGTGTGATGGAGTTCTTTGTACATGAATCTTGCGGGAAATGCACCCCATGCAGACTTGGCACGACACGTCTTTTGGAGTTGCTGCAGAAATTCCAGCGGCATGGAGGCGAGAGAGGTGATATGGAAAAGTTGGAAAAAATGCTCGAACTTATCACAAATCTGTCAGCCTGCGGACTTGGTCAGTCCGTATCTATTTCCGCTAGGTCTGCCGTGAATGCTTATAGGCATGAATTCGAAGCATGTATCAGCTGA
- a CDS encoding NADH-quinone oxidoreductase subunit NuoE family protein yields the protein MDIREKEEKLRIIRQNGGKQENILEILINLQFDSKEGYIDEETAALVAEELHMTESRVYEIISFYAMLKEKPQANYVLKICNSSPCHFSRSEEVCLSLEKKLGVPIGKTTDDGLFAYHYIPCVGACDIGPVIKIKDTVIGNLDDEKISALIDDLRSGKERV from the coding sequence ATGGATATAAGAGAAAAAGAAGAAAAACTTAGGATTATTCGTCAGAATGGGGGAAAACAGGAAAATATTTTGGAGATTTTAATCAATCTCCAGTTTGACTCAAAAGAAGGATATATTGATGAGGAGACAGCGGCACTGGTAGCAGAAGAGCTGCATATGACGGAAAGCAGAGTCTATGAAATCATAAGTTTTTATGCAATGTTAAAGGAAAAACCACAGGCAAACTATGTCCTGAAAATCTGCAATAGTTCTCCGTGCCACTTTTCGCGATCGGAAGAAGTCTGTTTATCTCTGGAGAAGAAACTTGGCGTACCGATCGGAAAGACAACGGATGACGGTCTTTTCGCCTATCACTATATTCCCTGTGTGGGAGCTTGTGATATCGGCCCGGTTATTAAAATCAAAGACACCGTAATCGGCAATCTTGATGATGAAAAAATATCTGCATTGATTGACGATCTGCGAAGCGGCAAAGAGCGCGTATAG
- a CDS encoding molybdenum cofactor guanylyltransferase translates to MSEKIKNVTAAVLCGGKSSRMGFDKAFLKDNEQYLLVQTVQKLQTLFTQVVLISNTKTKFSDQKEFCGIPVLEDLFSEKGPIGGISTALKQAQTEYVFIMACDMPLPDVNLIGKMYRGLNLEQVFVCSYRKKPEPLFAFYHKSCLPVFEKHIEKGELRPRSTFSFLKVGIYELNDEEKKSIVNLNTPKDIQKWNQTNNKQ, encoded by the coding sequence ATGAGTGAAAAAATCAAAAACGTAACAGCCGCTGTTTTGTGCGGCGGAAAAAGCAGCAGAATGGGATTTGACAAAGCGTTTCTGAAAGATAATGAGCAGTATCTGTTGGTGCAGACGGTTCAAAAACTGCAGACTTTGTTCACACAGGTCGTCCTGATCAGCAATACAAAGACTAAGTTTTCTGACCAGAAAGAATTTTGTGGGATTCCTGTCTTGGAGGATCTTTTCAGCGAAAAAGGTCCCATCGGTGGGATAAGTACTGCACTCAAGCAGGCACAGACAGAGTATGTTTTTATTATGGCCTGTGATATGCCACTGCCGGATGTCAATCTTATCGGAAAGATGTATCGGGGTCTTAACTTGGAACAGGTTTTCGTCTGTAGTTATCGAAAAAAGCCAGAACCTTTGTTTGCATTCTATCATAAATCTTGTCTGCCTGTTTTTGAAAAGCACATCGAGAAAGGGGAATTAAGACCGCGCAGTACCTTTTCTTTTCTGAAAGTTGGGATATATGAACTAAACGATGAGGAGAAAAAAAGCATTGTGAATCTGAACACGCCGAAAGACATTCAGAAATGGAATCAAACAAACAACAAGCAGTAA
- a CDS encoding carbohydrate ABC transporter permease — MNNRKKLKPGKVLLYIILSLGAFLMVLPFIWTILSSLKTMGQTFTSPPVIFPNPVKWENYPKSLSALPFGRAYFNSFYIAFIVVVIQLLTATMAGYAFGKLKFRGHNAIFILFLATMMIPSQVTMIPLFIIMKNVGLLGSHLSLILPASLFNAFGVFLMRQFIAGLPDELEEAAIIDGAKVPQIFVKIILPLVKPSLAAYGIFVFLGQWNNFLYPLIFLNKTETFTVPLLLNFFKGTYATDYPLLMAGTVISVLPVLVVYMFFQNQIIQGIAITGMKN, encoded by the coding sequence ATGAACAATAGAAAAAAACTGAAACCTGGAAAAGTATTACTGTATATCATACTCAGCTTAGGCGCATTTTTAATGGTACTTCCTTTTATATGGACAATTTTAAGCTCACTAAAAACCATGGGGCAGACATTTACCTCACCACCGGTAATTTTCCCAAACCCTGTTAAGTGGGAAAATTATCCGAAATCACTATCCGCACTTCCCTTTGGACGGGCATATTTCAACAGCTTTTATATTGCGTTTATCGTGGTAGTCATACAACTACTTACAGCTACCATGGCGGGGTATGCATTTGGCAAATTAAAATTCCGAGGGCATAACGCAATATTTATTCTGTTTTTGGCAACAATGATGATACCATCACAAGTTACCATGATACCATTGTTCATTATAATGAAGAATGTGGGCCTTCTCGGAAGCCATTTATCACTGATTCTTCCTGCATCGCTATTTAATGCTTTTGGTGTTTTTCTGATGAGACAGTTTATTGCCGGGCTTCCGGATGAGTTGGAGGAGGCAGCAATCATCGATGGTGCAAAAGTACCACAGATTTTTGTTAAAATCATATTGCCGCTTGTAAAACCATCGTTAGCTGCTTATGGGATTTTCGTATTCCTGGGACAGTGGAATAACTTTCTCTATCCACTTATATTTTTGAACAAAACAGAAACTTTCACAGTTCCTTTGCTTTTAAATTTTTTTAAGGGAACTTATGCGACAGATTACCCATTGCTTATGGCTGGAACGGTTATTTCCGTATTGCCGGTATTGGTGGTATATATGTTTTTCCAAAATCAGATTATTCAGGGTATTGCGATTACTGGAATGAAGAACTAG
- a CDS encoding carbohydrate ABC transporter permease, with translation MQKRRRMWGWVFVAPQLIGLIIFAVIPLCMSFFISFHDWDGIAESMKFVGFQNFIGQIKSPDFRKALINTGIYSLMFIPVNIILAMALALAVQKIKGKTLYRLFYFMPVVTGSVSVGVIWTWILNGDFGLINGFLAKIGIDGPKWLTDPKMVLLSIAIVSVWWNVGYNMVLLLAGLQNIPEVYYEAAEIDGANKWKAFRHITIPMISPTLFFVVIMTIINSFQVFDQAFVMTKGGPVKASYTLVYHIYQTAFIDFKMGRACASSMLLFLIILAITLIQMYGSKKWVNYEQ, from the coding sequence ATGCAGAAAAGACGAAGAATGTGGGGCTGGGTATTTGTAGCCCCACAATTAATCGGATTGATTATATTTGCTGTAATACCACTTTGTATGAGTTTCTTTATTAGTTTTCACGATTGGGATGGAATTGCGGAATCCATGAAATTTGTGGGATTCCAGAATTTTATCGGCCAGATAAAAAGCCCGGATTTTAGGAAGGCATTAATAAATACGGGAATTTATTCGCTCATGTTTATCCCGGTTAATATCATACTGGCTATGGCGTTGGCACTGGCGGTTCAAAAGATTAAAGGAAAGACGTTATATAGGCTGTTTTACTTTATGCCGGTAGTTACCGGTTCTGTCTCCGTAGGCGTTATCTGGACGTGGATTTTAAATGGAGATTTTGGGCTTATTAATGGTTTTTTAGCCAAGATTGGGATTGACGGACCGAAGTGGCTGACAGATCCTAAGATGGTTTTATTATCCATTGCGATTGTTTCTGTATGGTGGAATGTGGGGTATAATATGGTCTTGCTTCTTGCAGGCTTACAGAATATACCGGAGGTCTACTACGAAGCGGCGGAAATTGATGGGGCTAACAAGTGGAAGGCATTCCGTCATATTACGATTCCGATGATATCACCGACTTTGTTTTTTGTAGTAATCATGACGATTATCAATTCTTTCCAGGTCTTTGACCAGGCTTTTGTTATGACAAAAGGGGGTCCTGTGAAAGCAAGCTATACACTGGTTTATCATATTTACCAGACAGCTTTTATTGATTTTAAAATGGGTCGGGCATGTGCATCATCAATGCTTTTGTTTTTAATTATCCTGGCGATAACATTGATTCAAATGTACGGTTCTAAAAAGTGGGTGAATTATGAACAATAG
- a CDS encoding type II toxin-antitoxin system RelE/ParE family toxin, protein MPENVTKHLEDGIWELRPGNNRVFYFYYENDTFVLLHQFRKKSQKTPRREIARAKAERDEYLSRKEAEKA, encoded by the coding sequence CTGCCTGAGAATGTCACAAAACATCTGGAAGATGGCATCTGGGAATTGCGCCCTGGAAATAATCGTGTATTCTATTTCTATTATGAGAATGACACCTTTGTCCTTCTTCACCAGTTTCGTAAAAAATCACAAAAAACACCGCGCCGTGAAATTGCCAGAGCAAAAGCAGAGCGCGATGAATACCTTTCCAGAAAGGAGGCTGAAAAAGCATGA
- a CDS encoding helix-turn-helix domain-containing protein — translation MKTWNDYKNHVKTIDPESKKDIEEAENLASIVGAMIEQRNALGISQRELASICGIPQSSVARIESFKTTPNLETLLKIFQPLGLKLSVSATKQTGR, via the coding sequence ATGAAAACTTGGAATGACTATAAAAACCATGTAAAAACAATTGACCCTGAAAGCAAAAAAGATATCGAAGAAGCTGAAAATCTTGCTTCTATTGTCGGTGCTATGATTGAACAGCGCAATGCCCTTGGAATCAGCCAGCGGGAGCTTGCCTCTATCTGCGGAATCCCCCAGTCTTCCGTGGCAAGAATTGAATCCTTTAAAACCACACCAAATTTGGAGACTCTGCTCAAAATTTTCCAACCGCTCGGCTTGAAACTTTCCGTATCCGCTACAAAGCAAACCGGACGGTAG
- a CDS encoding type II toxin-antitoxin system RelE/ParE family toxin — protein MGYRLNITDRAEELLDQLVNYILFKFKNEPAAKHLLDGIEQIYDRLEDNPYQFADCRDSFLKSKGYKEAVVKDMDYILIFRIDDDVVYILGIFHHLENYKDKL, from the coding sequence ATGGGTTATAGACTTAATATTACTGATAGAGCGGAGGAATTACTTGATCAGTTGGTAAATTATATCCTGTTCAAATTCAAGAATGAACCTGCAGCGAAACATTTGCTGGACGGAATTGAACAGATATATGACCGTTTGGAGGATAATCCATATCAATTTGCAGATTGCAGAGATTCTTTTCTTAAGAGTAAAGGATACAAAGAAGCAGTAGTAAAGGATATGGATTATATTTTGATTTTCCGAATTGATGATGATGTCGTATATATACTTGGTATTTTTCATCATTTAGAAAACTATAAAGATAAGTTATAA
- a CDS encoding type II toxin-antitoxin system Phd/YefM family antitoxin: MPQIIPIKDLKNTSEISEMCHKAEEPIYITKNGYGDMVIMSMENYEETIRRLSVYRELEISEQQIKEGRTKDARSSLSSIREKYGL, translated from the coding sequence ATGCCACAGATTATTCCAATTAAAGATTTAAAAAACACTTCAGAAATATCAGAAATGTGTCACAAAGCTGAAGAACCTATTTATATTACAAAAAATGGATATGGGGATATGGTTATCATGAGCATGGAGAACTATGAAGAGACGATTCGTAGACTTAGTGTGTATAGAGAACTTGAGATTTCCGAACAGCAAATTAAAGAAGGAAGAACAAAAGACGCAAGAAGTTCTTTAAGTTCTATAAGGGAAAAATATGGGTTATAG
- a CDS encoding carbamoyltransferase family protein: MKSKRIYVGLANSVHDSAMAIVDEDGNVLFAESTERYLQNKRAIGVSPDHFVWTRKVLDTYAKDATQIVLSRSWSDKMNSIVDGQIAKVIESEPIIDKYSSQINDELIYEFFYGKFMAYASRNMLACPGVSFEHELKSRENSTAKVIKNIGWNHHLSHAATACLTSGIESGLCVILDGYGEESAGAVYEYNQNEESWEKMFVCDEDLSYKSTASLGSYYSLICRFCGFDSLKGEEWKVMGLACYGKINPEFYNELRELIWIENGHIIEKEVLKKNKVVEKLTRYKIKEGQDFLEVADIAFTGQKYFEDILLEFLNICYEKHPNKNLLFGGGCALNSKANGLIIKNTPFEKLHIYSAPSDDGNALGAAYLSFLSMGGKKDNLKLLTPYLGSNFEQDKLYKLNKYGWGNIEYVGEKQYELAAKLLSDGKIIGWANGRAEFGPRALGNRSILADPRYSEVKDHLNAHVKFREAFRPFAPSILEEFAEEYFMDAEDSPYMQKTLLFNENKYDVVPGVVHFDGTGRLQTVKKEWNPQYYRLIHAFYEITGVPVLLNTSFNVMGKPIIHSVEDAVAVFTTSGIDGLFIEGYYLSK, encoded by the coding sequence ATGAAAAGTAAAAGGATTTATGTGGGACTGGCTAATTCAGTACATGATTCTGCTATGGCAATTGTTGATGAAGATGGAAATGTTTTGTTTGCTGAAAGTACTGAAAGATACCTTCAGAATAAACGTGCAATTGGCGTTTCACCAGATCACTTTGTCTGGACAAGAAAGGTATTGGATACTTATGCTAAGGATGCTACACAAATTGTTCTTTCAAGAAGCTGGTCTGATAAAATGAACAGCATTGTGGATGGGCAGATTGCAAAGGTAATAGAATCAGAACCTATTATTGACAAATATTCTTCTCAAATTAATGATGAACTGATATATGAATTCTTTTATGGTAAATTCATGGCATATGCTAGTAGGAATATGCTTGCATGTCCAGGGGTATCATTTGAACATGAGTTAAAAAGCAGAGAGAATAGTACTGCAAAAGTTATTAAAAACATTGGATGGAATCATCACTTGTCTCATGCGGCTACGGCGTGTCTTACATCAGGAATCGAATCGGGATTGTGTGTAATCCTAGATGGTTATGGTGAAGAAAGTGCTGGGGCAGTCTATGAATATAATCAAAATGAAGAATCATGGGAAAAGATGTTTGTTTGCGATGAAGATCTTAGTTACAAGAGTACGGCAAGTCTTGGCAGTTATTATTCTTTGATATGCAGATTCTGTGGATTTGATTCATTAAAAGGAGAAGAATGGAAGGTCATGGGACTTGCCTGTTATGGAAAAATAAATCCAGAGTTCTATAATGAACTTCGTGAATTAATCTGGATTGAAAATGGACATATCATTGAAAAGGAAGTACTGAAAAAAAATAAAGTAGTTGAGAAGCTGACAAGATATAAGATAAAAGAAGGTCAGGACTTTTTAGAGGTTGCTGATATTGCTTTTACAGGACAGAAATATTTTGAAGATATTCTTCTTGAATTTCTTAATATTTGCTATGAAAAGCACCCAAATAAAAATCTTTTATTTGGAGGAGGATGTGCACTTAATTCAAAAGCAAATGGATTAATAATAAAGAATACCCCTTTCGAGAAACTTCATATATATTCGGCACCTTCTGATGATGGCAACGCCCTTGGAGCTGCTTACTTAAGTTTCCTTTCAATGGGAGGAAAGAAGGATAATTTAAAACTGCTTACTCCTTATTTGGGAAGTAACTTTGAACAGGATAAGCTTTATAAACTTAACAAGTATGGATGGGGTAATATTGAATATGTCGGGGAGAAACAATATGAATTAGCCGCAAAATTGTTATCAGATGGAAAGATAATTGGTTGGGCTAATGGAAGAGCGGAATTTGGACCAAGAGCTTTAGGAAATCGTTCTATATTAGCTGATCCAAGATATTCTGAGGTTAAGGATCATTTAAATGCGCATGTGAAATTTAGAGAAGCCTTTAGACCATTTGCACCGTCTATTTTGGAGGAATTTGCAGAGGAATATTTTATGGATGCCGAGGATTCACCATACATGCAGAAAACACTTCTTTTTAATGAAAATAAATATGATGTTGTTCCAGGGGTTGTTCATTTCGATGGAACAGGAAGATTACAGACTGTAAAGAAAGAATGGAATCCGCAATACTATAGATTGATTCATGCTTTTTATGAAATTACAGGAGTACCGGTTTTATTGAACACTAGCTTTAACGTCATGGGAAAACCTATTATTCATTCTGTTGAAGACGCAGTAGCGGTATTTACAACTTCAGGTATTGATGGTTTATTTATTGAAGGATATTATTTATCAAAATAA